AGCGCCGGGCTCGACCGCCCGGCGCCCGATCCTCGCGCGCCGGGCGGTCAGCGCCGGGCGGAGCGGCCGCGCTGGGCGGGGATGCGCACCACCGGGCTGTCGCCGGGGGCGCCCGCGTGCGAGAACGGCTGAGTGCGCCAGTCGAGTTCGGCCGGCAGACTGAGAAGGGCGGCGAGCCCAGCGCCGCCGTCCTCGGCGGCCTCCTCGCACTCGGCGAGCTCGTCGGTGGCGGCACCGGTGCCGGGGCAGAGCGCCGCGGCGAAGGGGTGCCAGGCGGTGGGCAGCACGGCGTGCTGCGGGAGCCGCTCCTCGTCGCCGACCAGGGCGATCGGCCGGTCGCACGCGGGGCAGTGCACCCGGACGATCTCCCACGTCTCGGCGTCGCCCGGGTCCACCCCGAGCAGGTACTCCGACTCGGTGCGTTCCTCGTCCTCGCTGCGCGCGCGGTGGTCAGTAGCAGGCATGTGATCCCCCTCGGATCCGGCCGGCCGTCGTGTCGGCCCCGGCCATCAGCAGCATTTCCCTCCGACGGGGTGTCATAACCCTGCACCGCGGTGCACGGTGATGCACGGAGTGTGTCCTTCGCCACATCCCGGTGGCATGTGCCCCCGGATGCGCCCCCGGTGCCACCACCGCGCCGCAGACGGGCCACCGCCGGATCGAGTAGGTTTGCGCGTTGTGGAGGATCTCGACCAGCGCATCGTCCAGCTGCTCCTCGAGGACGGCCGGATGAGCTACACGGACCTGGGCAAGGCCACCGGCCTGTCCACCTCGGCGGTGCACCAGCGGGTGCGCCGCCTGGAGCAGCGCGGCGTGATCCGCGGCTACACCGCGATCATCGACCCGGAGGCGGTGAACCTCGCGCTGACCGCGTTCATCTCGGTCAAGCCGTTCGACCCCAGCGCCCCCGACGACACGCCGGACCGCCTGGTCGGCCTGCCCGAGATCGAGGCCTGCCACAGCGTCGCCGGCGACGAGAACTACATCCTCAAGGTCCGCGTCGGCGCCCCCGGCGACCTGGAGGACCTGCTCGCCCGGATCCGCTCCGCCGCGGGCGTCTCCACCCGCACCACCGTCGTGCTCTCCACCCCGTACGAGGCGCGCCCCCGAAACTCTGACCCGCCCGGCCCGGGGTGCAGACTGGGGCCCATGACCGAACGCACCAACCGGACCGTGCTGCTCAGAGGCGGCAACGTCTACAGCCCCGCCGACCCCTTCGCCACCGCGATGCTCGTCGAGGGCGAACACATCGCCTGGGTCGGCAGCGACGGTGCCGCCGAGGCCTACGCGGCCACCGCCGACGAGGTGGTGGAGCTCGCCGGTGCCCTGGTCACCCCGGCCTTCGTCGACGCCCACGTGCACGCCACCTCCGCAGGGCTCGCCCTCACCGGCCTGGACCTCACCGGCTGCCCCTCGCTGGCCGAGGCGCTGCGCCGGATCACCGAAGCGGCGCAGGCCGGCGACGGTGTCCTGATCGGCCACGGCTGGGACGAGACCGGCTGGCCCGAGGGCCGGCCGCCGACCCTCGCCGAACTGGACGCCGCCACCGCCGGCCGCGCGGCCTACCTCTCGCGCACCGACGTGCACTCCGCGCTCGCCTCGACCGCCCTGCGCGCCCTCGCCGAGGGCCTGGACGCGCTCGCGGGCCACCACCCGGACGGCCCGCTGAGCCAGGCCGCCCACCACGCGGTGCGCCGCGCCGCGCTCGCCCACCTGACGCCCGCCCAGCGCCGCGCCGCCCAGCAGGCCACCCTGGCCCGCGCGGCCGAGCTCGGCATCGGCGCCCTCCACGAGTGCGCCGGCCCCGACATCTCCTCCGAGGCCGACCTCGCCGAGCTGCTCGCGCTCGCCGCAGAGGCTGCCGGCCCCGAGGTCTTCGGCTACTGGGGCGAACTCGGCGCCGTCGACACCGCCCGCCGGCTCGGCGCCGTCGGCGCCGCCGGCGACCTGTTCGTCGACGGCGCGCTCGGCTCGCGGACGGCCTGCCTGCAC
The Kitasatospora paranensis genome window above contains:
- a CDS encoding amidohydrolase, yielding MTERTNRTVLLRGGNVYSPADPFATAMLVEGEHIAWVGSDGAAEAYAATADEVVELAGALVTPAFVDAHVHATSAGLALTGLDLTGCPSLAEALRRITEAAQAGDGVLIGHGWDETGWPEGRPPTLAELDAATAGRAAYLSRTDVHSALASTALRALAEGLDALAGHHPDGPLSQAAHHAVRRAALAHLTPAQRRAAQQATLARAAELGIGALHECAGPDISSEADLAELLALAAEAAGPEVFGYWGELGAVDTARRLGAVGAAGDLFVDGALGSRTACLHAPYRDAGHTGTAYLTADQVADHVVACTEAGLQAGFHAIGDAALDTVVTGVRAAADRVGLAAVRARRHRIEHAEALDDKSVAAFAELGLTASVQPAFDAAWGGPEGMYAQRLGAERAAALNPFAALLKAGVPLAFGSDAPVTPLDPWGAVRAAAFHRTPEHRISVRAAFTAHTRGGWRALGRDADGVLVPGAVASYAIWAVGELVVQAPDSRVAGWSTDPRSGTPGLPDLTPGGALPACLRTVVRGRTVHLA